The stretch of DNA CCACCCTCGCCCGTCAAGAGGGATGGTTTCGTCCCCTCCCCCCCCATGTGGTCCAAGCCATTAAACGTTTAGAACTTGAACGCTCCCACCCTTAACCCGAGATTTTCAGTTGAGTCTCCTTGTTGCTCAGAGAGAAATGGGTTAAGATTTGAACATGGACAGGCCCCCTTTAGAAGACCTTCTTCACCAATATCGAGACAAAGCAAAGAAAGCCTTGGGCTTATTCCTTTACTCCGCGCGCAAAGTGGCCCCTTTTGATTTGATGGCTTTGAAGACTCCTGAGGATCTCGAGCCTTACGATGCCTTAGCGGGGAGATTCGAGCGCGCCATAGAGTTAACCCTGAACCCCCTCCTCAAATCGATCGAGTTGGTGGAGACCGGGGTCTCTTCCGAAACCCTGAGGGACAAGCTCAACCTTGCGGCCAAACTCCACCTGATTGACGACGTTGAGTTGTGGTTGGAAATGCGGGCCGCACGTAACCGTATCGCTCACGACTATGTGCCAGAACGTATTAAATTGGTCCAAGACCTTATCCGGACACGGTATCGTGAAGAAATTGAAAAGTTTCTTCCTCGTCTTGAGGCCTACCTTATCAAGCGAGGCGTTCTCCCATGAGGATTTCCCCCCCGGAACGCCGGGCGCTCAACTACGCCCTTGAAAATATTCCCTTCGACGCATTTCTTTTTGGGTCCCGATGCGACGACACCCGTCGCGGGGGCGA from Elusimicrobiota bacterium encodes:
- a CDS encoding nucleotidyltransferase substrate binding protein, whose product is MDRPPLEDLLHQYRDKAKKALGLFLYSARKVAPFDLMALKTPEDLEPYDALAGRFERAIELTLNPLLKSIELVETGVSSETLRDKLNLAAKLHLIDDVELWLEMRAARNRIAHDYVPERIKLVQDLIRTRYREEIEKFLPRLEAYLIKRGVLP